A region from the Falco rusticolus isolate bFalRus1 chromosome 4, bFalRus1.pri, whole genome shotgun sequence genome encodes:
- the LOC119147780 gene encoding heat shock transcription factor, X-linked-like, protein MSPLCSTGITMPCRNICWDPQPASASWPLLADWQDQGLALHGAGHRGKLGTKAMERELSAQVTPSLPAPEELGQWADTTCAGPPGQGESAPRDAAMQVVGEERHVQPGGDGHDTKQVPPASSKSVGQGSGLLSLRFPQKLWTMVESDQFRSIWWSKGGKCVAINEKLFKEEVLGRGGPLQVYTRQSMKSFLRQMNYHGFIKMQEDGERSASLPEFLAEEAAAAAHSKVLYYYNPLFNRGHPHLLEKCRRRAGLKRKALEMDEGQPCRRPGGQPAGDMPASTKRWAEAPPSLGATRPSPPAAAPALPEPAGAAGSKNFSPVAPSSPPPLSALPASPAPLCRQSPPVPHCPTCTCHLRTADAIGPQRGTI, encoded by the exons ATGTCACCACTATGCAGCACAGGCATCACAATGCCGTGCCGGAATATCTGCTGGGACCCACAGCCAGCCAGTGCCAGTTGGCCTTTGCTTGCTGACTGGCAGGACCAAGGCCTGGCTCTCCACGGTGCTGGCCACCGAGGCAAGCTTGGCACAAAAGCAATGGAGCGGGAGCTGTCTGCTCAAGTAACaccatccctgcctgctccggaggagctggggcagtgggCAGACACGACTTGTGCTGGCCCTCCAGGACAGGGGGAAAGTGCCCCCCGGGACGCTGCCATGCAAGTGGTAGGGGAGGAGCGGCACGTCCAACCGGGGGGTGACGGACATGACACCAAACAAGTCCCTCCTGCTTCCAGCAAGAGCGTGGGCCAAGGCAGCGGGCTCCTGTCGCTCCGCTTTCCACAGAAGCTTTGGACAATGGTGGAAAGCGACCAGTTTCGGTCCATTTGGTGGAGCAAGGGAGGAAAATGCGTGGCCATCAACGAGAAGCTCTTCAAagaggaggtgctgggcaggggaggaCCTCTGCAGGTTTACACCAGGCAGAGCATGAAGAGCTTCCTTCGCCAGATGAACTACCACGGATTCATCAAAATGCAAGAGGATGGTGAAAGATCTGCCTCCCTGCCTGAGTTCCtggcagaagaagcagcagctgctgctcacagcaag GTACTCTACTACTATAACCCCCTCTTTAACAGAGGGCATCCCCACCTGCTGGAAAAGTGCCGGAGGAGGGCTGGCCTCAAGCGGAAAGCCCTGGAGATGGATGaggggcagccctgcagaagaCCAGGTGGCCAGCCTGCAGGGGACATGCCAGCGTCCACCAAGCGATGGGCTGAAGCACCTCCCAGCCTCGGTGCCACCCGTCCATCTCCACCGGCAGCTGCTCCCGCACTTCCAGAGCCGGCGGGAGCAGCGGGCAGCAAGAACTTCAGCCCTGtggccccctcctccccaccaccactctcagctctgccagcgTCCCCAGCACCACTCTGCAGACAAAGCCCTCCAGTCCCCCACTGCCCCACCTGCACCTGCCACCTCAGGACTGCAGACGCCATCGGACCCCAGCGCGGCACAATctaa